The sequence TGGATATGAGTTAGGACAAATACCAAGAATGGCTGAATATAAATTCAAAGCTGATGAAAACTTAAAAAATATAGCTTACTCTTCTGCTGTAAAAGCTTTTGGAAAAGAAAAAGTATGGGAAGGAAGAATTGTAAGTGGAGATCAATTTGTTGCTTCTCCTGAAAAAATTAAATGGTTAAGAGAAACTTTTGACGCTTATTGTACAGAGATGGAGGGAGCTGCCGTAGCTCATGTTTGCTATACTTTTAATCTTCCATTCTTAGTTATTAGAGCTATTTCAGACAAAGCTGATGATGATGCTAAAGTAGATTATCCTGAATTTGTAAAATTAGCTGCTAAAAATTCTAAGACTATTATTGAAGGTATTTTAGAAAATATCTAGGAAGGAGTAACTATGGAAATAGATAACCTTTTAGATGAACTATACTCTTACTCTATGCATGGTATAAAATTAGGTTTAGAAAATATAAGAGTTTTGTGCAATGAGTTAGGAAATCCTCAAAATGATTATAAAATTATTCATATAGCAGGTACTAATGGAAAAGGGTCTACTTCTACAACTATTGAAACTATACTTTTAGAAGCTGGATTTAAAGTTGGGAAGTACACTTCTCCTCATATTTTAAAATTTAATGAAAGAATTAGAGCTAATGGAAAAGATATTTCTGATGAAGAGATAGTTAAATATTATCAACTTCTAAAAAATATAATTCACAAAACTAATATCAAACCTACTTTTTTTGAAGTAACTACTGCTATGATGTTTAAGTATTTTTCAGACCTAAACCTTGAATATGTAGTATTAGAAACTGGAATGGGTGGAAGATTTGATGCAACTAATATATGTCAAGCTGAGATTTGTGTCATAACTAATGTAAGTTTAGATCATACAGAATATTTAGGAGATACTATTTACAAGATAGCTCGTGAAAAAGCAGGTATTATAAAAAATACTCCTAAAGTTATTGTTGCAGATTCTAATCCTGATTTTCTAAAAGCTATCTCTGAAGAAAAAGCTGAAATAGTAAATGTTCTTGAAAAATAT comes from uncultured Fusobacterium sp. and encodes:
- a CDS encoding 5'-methylthioadenosine/adenosylhomocysteine nucleosidase, coding for MIIGIIGAMNEEVVELQALMNDIQEEKIGNLSFFKGSLKGKNVVLVECGIGKVNAAICATLMKKYFNVDLLLFTGVAGGVNPNINIGDIVIGTDLIEHDFDATAFGYELGQIPRMAEYKFKADENLKNIAYSSAVKAFGKEKVWEGRIVSGDQFVASPEKIKWLRETFDAYCTEMEGAAVAHVCYTFNLPFLVIRAISDKADDDAKVDYPEFVKLAAKNSKTIIEGILENI
- a CDS encoding folylpolyglutamate synthase/dihydrofolate synthase family protein — translated: MEIDNLLDELYSYSMHGIKLGLENIRVLCNELGNPQNDYKIIHIAGTNGKGSTSTTIETILLEAGFKVGKYTSPHILKFNERIRANGKDISDEEIVKYYQLLKNIIHKTNIKPTFFEVTTAMMFKYFSDLNLEYVVLETGMGGRFDATNICQAEICVITNVSLDHTEYLGDTIYKIAREKAGIIKNTPKVIVADSNPDFLKAISEEKAEIVNVLEKYKEAKKILNFKNFLTEIYIDNEKYEFSLFGDYQFKNFLTAYEVLKELGIPNNIIKSGCQKVVWQCRFERFSLQPLVILDGAHNVDGMTELCKTIKQGYTPNEVVFITSILKDKDVKHMLPIMRETTDNIIFTSLKENPRGTSGEDIFNQLEDKRGALVENDIIKAFEIAKNLNKKVIIICGSFYTLSKFKEEINEKK